One Pocillopora verrucosa isolate sample1 chromosome 10, ASM3666991v2, whole genome shotgun sequence genomic window carries:
- the LOC131791203 gene encoding natural resistance-associated macrophage protein 2 isoform X3 — MYQSMDENETPPAVAKAGGDMSNSFELSSEEELNSMHANRKRSSKPDIASTYFDQRITVPRDGEEADKYKFSWRRLWAFTGPGFLMSIAYLDPGNIESDLQSGAVAEYKLLWILMCSTLMGLLMQRLSLRLGTVSGKHLAEVCHEKYPKIPRIILWVMVEIAIIGSDMQEVIGTAIAFNLLSNGKIPLYGGVLITITDTFIFLFLDKYGLRKLEAFFGFLITVMAVSFGYEYVKVNPQQDKVLEGLFIPWCENCDNKSILQAVGIVGAVIMPHNMYLHSALVKSREVDRKNTEAVREANMYYFIESAIALFVSLIINIFVVAVFAEAFYNTTYGQVYHKCIGNKISQAEIFNVNKSSDHHITWNSTIDGDLYKGGVFLGCKFGKAALYIWGIGILAAGQSSTMTGTYSGQFAMEGFLKISWARWKRVLFTRSIAIAPTLFVAFYEGVQDLTGMNDFLNVLQSLQLPFALIPVLHFTGDRAIMGSFKNGRVMQGAAWFLSVVVIGINMFFVVEYVSKIPSNAGYYFLVGLYLLFYVAFLLLLVYFALGFTFLDFIKVLKRPDSIQYVPQEDDNTVSNGFSQ; from the exons ATGTACCAATCGATGGATGAGAATGAAACGCCTCCTGCAGTAGCCAAAG CAGGTGGTGATATGTCAAATTCCTTTGAACTCAGTTCAGAGGAAGAATTGAATAGCATGCATGCAAACAGAAAGAGGTCCTCTAAACCAGACATTGCCAGCACTTACTTTGATCAAAGAATCACTGTTCCCAGAGATGGAGAAGAGGCAGAc AAGTACAAGTTTAGTTGGCGTCGGTTGTGGGCCTTCACTGGTCCTGGCTTTCTAATGAGCATAGCTTACCTTGATCCTGGAAACATAGAATCAGATCTTCAATCAGGAGCTGTGGCGGAATATAAG TTGCTTTGGATTCTTATGTGTTCTACCCTTATGGGACTTCTGatgcag aGATTGTCCCTTAGGCTAGGAACTGTGTCAG GCAAGCATCTTGCAGAGGTGTGTCATGAAAAGTATCCCAAGATACCCCGTATCATTCTCTGGGTTATGGTTGAGATTGCAATCATTGGCAGTGACATGCAG GAAGTTATTGGAACTGCCATAGCATTTAACCTTTTATCAAATGGAAA GATTCCTCTGTATGGTGGTGTTCTTATCACAATCACTGATACATTTATTTTCCTATTCCTTGATAAATATG gTCTAAGAAAGCTCGAAGCATTCTTTGGATTTTTGATAACTGTTATGGCTGTGTCATTTGGCTATGAG TATGTAAAAGTAAACCCACAGCAGGATAAAGTGCTGGAAGGTCTTTTTATACCTTGGTGTGAAAATTGTGACAATAAAAGTATTTTACAG GCTGTAGGTATAGTTGGAGCGGTCATCATGCCTCATAATATGTATCTTCACTCAGCTCTAGTTAAG TCTCGGGAAGTAGACAGGAAAAATACTGAAGCAGTGAGAGAAGCtaatatgtattattttattgaaTCAG ccATTGCACTGTTCGTTTCACTTATCATCAATATATTCGTGGTCGCAGTATTTGCAGAg gcATTTTATAATACTACATATGGGCAAGTG tATCATAAATGCATTGGAAACAAGATAAGCCAAGCTGAAATCTTTAATGTGAACAAGAGCAGTGATCATCAT ATTACTTGGAATTCCACCATCGACGGAGACCTTTACAAAGGG GGTGTCTTCCTCGGATGCAAGTTTGGAAAAGCAGCGTTGTATATTTGGGGCATAGGAATCCTAGCAGCTGGTCAAAGCTCTACTATGACT GGAACCTACTCAGGCCAGTTTGCTATGGAG GGCTTCTTAAAGATCTCTTGGGCAAGATGGAAGCGAGTACTGTTTACCAGATCAATCGCCATTGCTCCAACCCTTTTTGTGGCTTTCTACGAAGGAGTCCAGGATTTGACAGGAATGAATGATTTCCTTAATGTACTACAGAGTTTGCAG CTCCCTTTTGCTTTGATTCCTGTGTTGCATTTTACGGGAGACAGAGCCATCATGGGATCTTTTAAGAATGGAAG GGTGATGCAAGGTGCAGCTTGGTTTTTGTCTGTTGTAGTTATAGGAATTAACATGTTCTTTGTCGTGGAATATGTG TCCAAAATACCAAGTAACGCAGGCTACTATTTTTTAGTTGGATTGTACCTTCTTTTCTACgttgcttttcttttgttattg GTTTATTTTGCGCTTGGGTTCACCTTCTTGGATTTCATCAAG GTTTTGAAAAGACCTGACTCAATTCAATACGTCCCTCAGGAAGATGATAATACTGTTTCCAATGGCTTCTCACAGTGA
- the LOC131791203 gene encoding natural resistance-associated macrophage protein 2 isoform X2, giving the protein MFKPIVMRNTTIEYIKMNDLTSPSSDIVENSHPSSGGDMSNSFELSSEEELNSMHANRKRSSKPDIASTYFDQRITVPRDGEEADKYKFSWRRLWAFTGPGFLMSIAYLDPGNIESDLQSGAVAEYKLLWILMCSTLMGLLMQRLSLRLGTVSGKHLAEVCHEKYPKIPRIILWVMVEIAIIGSDMQEVIGTAIAFNLLSNGKIPLYGGVLITITDTFIFLFLDKYGLRKLEAFFGFLITVMAVSFGYEYVKVNPQQDKVLEGLFIPWCENCDNKSILQAVGIVGAVIMPHNMYLHSALVKSREVDRKNTEAVREANMYYFIESAIALFVSLIINIFVVAVFAEAFYNTTYGQVYHKCIGNKISQAEIFNVNKSSDHHITWNSTIDGDLYKGGVFLGCKFGKAALYIWGIGILAAGQSSTMTGTYSGQFAMEGFLKISWARWKRVLFTRSIAIAPTLFVAFYEGVQDLTGMNDFLNVLQSLQLPFALIPVLHFTGDRAIMGSFKNGRVMQGAAWFLSVVVIGINMFFVVEYVSKIPSNAGYYFLVGLYLLFYVAFLLLLVYFALGFTFLDFIKVLKRPDSIQYVPQEDDNTVSNGFSQ; this is encoded by the exons ATGTTCAAACCTATTGTTATGCGAAATACAACAATTGAGTATATCAAAATGAATGATTTAACAAGTCCTTCATCAGACATTGTGGAGAACTCACACCCTTCATCTG GTGGTGATATGTCAAATTCCTTTGAACTCAGTTCAGAGGAAGAATTGAATAGCATGCATGCAAACAGAAAGAGGTCCTCTAAACCAGACATTGCCAGCACTTACTTTGATCAAAGAATCACTGTTCCCAGAGATGGAGAAGAGGCAGAc AAGTACAAGTTTAGTTGGCGTCGGTTGTGGGCCTTCACTGGTCCTGGCTTTCTAATGAGCATAGCTTACCTTGATCCTGGAAACATAGAATCAGATCTTCAATCAGGAGCTGTGGCGGAATATAAG TTGCTTTGGATTCTTATGTGTTCTACCCTTATGGGACTTCTGatgcag aGATTGTCCCTTAGGCTAGGAACTGTGTCAG GCAAGCATCTTGCAGAGGTGTGTCATGAAAAGTATCCCAAGATACCCCGTATCATTCTCTGGGTTATGGTTGAGATTGCAATCATTGGCAGTGACATGCAG GAAGTTATTGGAACTGCCATAGCATTTAACCTTTTATCAAATGGAAA GATTCCTCTGTATGGTGGTGTTCTTATCACAATCACTGATACATTTATTTTCCTATTCCTTGATAAATATG gTCTAAGAAAGCTCGAAGCATTCTTTGGATTTTTGATAACTGTTATGGCTGTGTCATTTGGCTATGAG TATGTAAAAGTAAACCCACAGCAGGATAAAGTGCTGGAAGGTCTTTTTATACCTTGGTGTGAAAATTGTGACAATAAAAGTATTTTACAG GCTGTAGGTATAGTTGGAGCGGTCATCATGCCTCATAATATGTATCTTCACTCAGCTCTAGTTAAG TCTCGGGAAGTAGACAGGAAAAATACTGAAGCAGTGAGAGAAGCtaatatgtattattttattgaaTCAG ccATTGCACTGTTCGTTTCACTTATCATCAATATATTCGTGGTCGCAGTATTTGCAGAg gcATTTTATAATACTACATATGGGCAAGTG tATCATAAATGCATTGGAAACAAGATAAGCCAAGCTGAAATCTTTAATGTGAACAAGAGCAGTGATCATCAT ATTACTTGGAATTCCACCATCGACGGAGACCTTTACAAAGGG GGTGTCTTCCTCGGATGCAAGTTTGGAAAAGCAGCGTTGTATATTTGGGGCATAGGAATCCTAGCAGCTGGTCAAAGCTCTACTATGACT GGAACCTACTCAGGCCAGTTTGCTATGGAG GGCTTCTTAAAGATCTCTTGGGCAAGATGGAAGCGAGTACTGTTTACCAGATCAATCGCCATTGCTCCAACCCTTTTTGTGGCTTTCTACGAAGGAGTCCAGGATTTGACAGGAATGAATGATTTCCTTAATGTACTACAGAGTTTGCAG CTCCCTTTTGCTTTGATTCCTGTGTTGCATTTTACGGGAGACAGAGCCATCATGGGATCTTTTAAGAATGGAAG GGTGATGCAAGGTGCAGCTTGGTTTTTGTCTGTTGTAGTTATAGGAATTAACATGTTCTTTGTCGTGGAATATGTG TCCAAAATACCAAGTAACGCAGGCTACTATTTTTTAGTTGGATTGTACCTTCTTTTCTACgttgcttttcttttgttattg GTTTATTTTGCGCTTGGGTTCACCTTCTTGGATTTCATCAAG GTTTTGAAAAGACCTGACTCAATTCAATACGTCCCTCAGGAAGATGATAATACTGTTTCCAATGGCTTCTCACAGTGA
- the LOC131791203 gene encoding natural resistance-associated macrophage protein 2 isoform X4, whose protein sequence is MYQSMDENETPPAVAKGGDMSNSFELSSEEELNSMHANRKRSSKPDIASTYFDQRITVPRDGEEADKYKFSWRRLWAFTGPGFLMSIAYLDPGNIESDLQSGAVAEYKLLWILMCSTLMGLLMQRLSLRLGTVSGKHLAEVCHEKYPKIPRIILWVMVEIAIIGSDMQEVIGTAIAFNLLSNGKIPLYGGVLITITDTFIFLFLDKYGLRKLEAFFGFLITVMAVSFGYEYVKVNPQQDKVLEGLFIPWCENCDNKSILQAVGIVGAVIMPHNMYLHSALVKSREVDRKNTEAVREANMYYFIESAIALFVSLIINIFVVAVFAEAFYNTTYGQVYHKCIGNKISQAEIFNVNKSSDHHITWNSTIDGDLYKGGVFLGCKFGKAALYIWGIGILAAGQSSTMTGTYSGQFAMEGFLKISWARWKRVLFTRSIAIAPTLFVAFYEGVQDLTGMNDFLNVLQSLQLPFALIPVLHFTGDRAIMGSFKNGRVMQGAAWFLSVVVIGINMFFVVEYVSKIPSNAGYYFLVGLYLLFYVAFLLLLVYFALGFTFLDFIKVLKRPDSIQYVPQEDDNTVSNGFSQ, encoded by the exons ATGTACCAATCGATGGATGAGAATGAAACGCCTCCTGCAGTAGCCAAAG GTGGTGATATGTCAAATTCCTTTGAACTCAGTTCAGAGGAAGAATTGAATAGCATGCATGCAAACAGAAAGAGGTCCTCTAAACCAGACATTGCCAGCACTTACTTTGATCAAAGAATCACTGTTCCCAGAGATGGAGAAGAGGCAGAc AAGTACAAGTTTAGTTGGCGTCGGTTGTGGGCCTTCACTGGTCCTGGCTTTCTAATGAGCATAGCTTACCTTGATCCTGGAAACATAGAATCAGATCTTCAATCAGGAGCTGTGGCGGAATATAAG TTGCTTTGGATTCTTATGTGTTCTACCCTTATGGGACTTCTGatgcag aGATTGTCCCTTAGGCTAGGAACTGTGTCAG GCAAGCATCTTGCAGAGGTGTGTCATGAAAAGTATCCCAAGATACCCCGTATCATTCTCTGGGTTATGGTTGAGATTGCAATCATTGGCAGTGACATGCAG GAAGTTATTGGAACTGCCATAGCATTTAACCTTTTATCAAATGGAAA GATTCCTCTGTATGGTGGTGTTCTTATCACAATCACTGATACATTTATTTTCCTATTCCTTGATAAATATG gTCTAAGAAAGCTCGAAGCATTCTTTGGATTTTTGATAACTGTTATGGCTGTGTCATTTGGCTATGAG TATGTAAAAGTAAACCCACAGCAGGATAAAGTGCTGGAAGGTCTTTTTATACCTTGGTGTGAAAATTGTGACAATAAAAGTATTTTACAG GCTGTAGGTATAGTTGGAGCGGTCATCATGCCTCATAATATGTATCTTCACTCAGCTCTAGTTAAG TCTCGGGAAGTAGACAGGAAAAATACTGAAGCAGTGAGAGAAGCtaatatgtattattttattgaaTCAG ccATTGCACTGTTCGTTTCACTTATCATCAATATATTCGTGGTCGCAGTATTTGCAGAg gcATTTTATAATACTACATATGGGCAAGTG tATCATAAATGCATTGGAAACAAGATAAGCCAAGCTGAAATCTTTAATGTGAACAAGAGCAGTGATCATCAT ATTACTTGGAATTCCACCATCGACGGAGACCTTTACAAAGGG GGTGTCTTCCTCGGATGCAAGTTTGGAAAAGCAGCGTTGTATATTTGGGGCATAGGAATCCTAGCAGCTGGTCAAAGCTCTACTATGACT GGAACCTACTCAGGCCAGTTTGCTATGGAG GGCTTCTTAAAGATCTCTTGGGCAAGATGGAAGCGAGTACTGTTTACCAGATCAATCGCCATTGCTCCAACCCTTTTTGTGGCTTTCTACGAAGGAGTCCAGGATTTGACAGGAATGAATGATTTCCTTAATGTACTACAGAGTTTGCAG CTCCCTTTTGCTTTGATTCCTGTGTTGCATTTTACGGGAGACAGAGCCATCATGGGATCTTTTAAGAATGGAAG GGTGATGCAAGGTGCAGCTTGGTTTTTGTCTGTTGTAGTTATAGGAATTAACATGTTCTTTGTCGTGGAATATGTG TCCAAAATACCAAGTAACGCAGGCTACTATTTTTTAGTTGGATTGTACCTTCTTTTCTACgttgcttttcttttgttattg GTTTATTTTGCGCTTGGGTTCACCTTCTTGGATTTCATCAAG GTTTTGAAAAGACCTGACTCAATTCAATACGTCCCTCAGGAAGATGATAATACTGTTTCCAATGGCTTCTCACAGTGA
- the LOC131791203 gene encoding natural resistance-associated macrophage protein 2 isoform X1 gives MFKPIVMRNTTIEYIKMNDLTSPSSDIVENSHPSSAGGDMSNSFELSSEEELNSMHANRKRSSKPDIASTYFDQRITVPRDGEEADKYKFSWRRLWAFTGPGFLMSIAYLDPGNIESDLQSGAVAEYKLLWILMCSTLMGLLMQRLSLRLGTVSGKHLAEVCHEKYPKIPRIILWVMVEIAIIGSDMQEVIGTAIAFNLLSNGKIPLYGGVLITITDTFIFLFLDKYGLRKLEAFFGFLITVMAVSFGYEYVKVNPQQDKVLEGLFIPWCENCDNKSILQAVGIVGAVIMPHNMYLHSALVKSREVDRKNTEAVREANMYYFIESAIALFVSLIINIFVVAVFAEAFYNTTYGQVYHKCIGNKISQAEIFNVNKSSDHHITWNSTIDGDLYKGGVFLGCKFGKAALYIWGIGILAAGQSSTMTGTYSGQFAMEGFLKISWARWKRVLFTRSIAIAPTLFVAFYEGVQDLTGMNDFLNVLQSLQLPFALIPVLHFTGDRAIMGSFKNGRVMQGAAWFLSVVVIGINMFFVVEYVSKIPSNAGYYFLVGLYLLFYVAFLLLLVYFALGFTFLDFIKVLKRPDSIQYVPQEDDNTVSNGFSQ, from the exons ATGTTCAAACCTATTGTTATGCGAAATACAACAATTGAGTATATCAAAATGAATGATTTAACAAGTCCTTCATCAGACATTGTGGAGAACTCACACCCTTCATCTG CAGGTGGTGATATGTCAAATTCCTTTGAACTCAGTTCAGAGGAAGAATTGAATAGCATGCATGCAAACAGAAAGAGGTCCTCTAAACCAGACATTGCCAGCACTTACTTTGATCAAAGAATCACTGTTCCCAGAGATGGAGAAGAGGCAGAc AAGTACAAGTTTAGTTGGCGTCGGTTGTGGGCCTTCACTGGTCCTGGCTTTCTAATGAGCATAGCTTACCTTGATCCTGGAAACATAGAATCAGATCTTCAATCAGGAGCTGTGGCGGAATATAAG TTGCTTTGGATTCTTATGTGTTCTACCCTTATGGGACTTCTGatgcag aGATTGTCCCTTAGGCTAGGAACTGTGTCAG GCAAGCATCTTGCAGAGGTGTGTCATGAAAAGTATCCCAAGATACCCCGTATCATTCTCTGGGTTATGGTTGAGATTGCAATCATTGGCAGTGACATGCAG GAAGTTATTGGAACTGCCATAGCATTTAACCTTTTATCAAATGGAAA GATTCCTCTGTATGGTGGTGTTCTTATCACAATCACTGATACATTTATTTTCCTATTCCTTGATAAATATG gTCTAAGAAAGCTCGAAGCATTCTTTGGATTTTTGATAACTGTTATGGCTGTGTCATTTGGCTATGAG TATGTAAAAGTAAACCCACAGCAGGATAAAGTGCTGGAAGGTCTTTTTATACCTTGGTGTGAAAATTGTGACAATAAAAGTATTTTACAG GCTGTAGGTATAGTTGGAGCGGTCATCATGCCTCATAATATGTATCTTCACTCAGCTCTAGTTAAG TCTCGGGAAGTAGACAGGAAAAATACTGAAGCAGTGAGAGAAGCtaatatgtattattttattgaaTCAG ccATTGCACTGTTCGTTTCACTTATCATCAATATATTCGTGGTCGCAGTATTTGCAGAg gcATTTTATAATACTACATATGGGCAAGTG tATCATAAATGCATTGGAAACAAGATAAGCCAAGCTGAAATCTTTAATGTGAACAAGAGCAGTGATCATCAT ATTACTTGGAATTCCACCATCGACGGAGACCTTTACAAAGGG GGTGTCTTCCTCGGATGCAAGTTTGGAAAAGCAGCGTTGTATATTTGGGGCATAGGAATCCTAGCAGCTGGTCAAAGCTCTACTATGACT GGAACCTACTCAGGCCAGTTTGCTATGGAG GGCTTCTTAAAGATCTCTTGGGCAAGATGGAAGCGAGTACTGTTTACCAGATCAATCGCCATTGCTCCAACCCTTTTTGTGGCTTTCTACGAAGGAGTCCAGGATTTGACAGGAATGAATGATTTCCTTAATGTACTACAGAGTTTGCAG CTCCCTTTTGCTTTGATTCCTGTGTTGCATTTTACGGGAGACAGAGCCATCATGGGATCTTTTAAGAATGGAAG GGTGATGCAAGGTGCAGCTTGGTTTTTGTCTGTTGTAGTTATAGGAATTAACATGTTCTTTGTCGTGGAATATGTG TCCAAAATACCAAGTAACGCAGGCTACTATTTTTTAGTTGGATTGTACCTTCTTTTCTACgttgcttttcttttgttattg GTTTATTTTGCGCTTGGGTTCACCTTCTTGGATTTCATCAAG GTTTTGAAAAGACCTGACTCAATTCAATACGTCCCTCAGGAAGATGATAATACTGTTTCCAATGGCTTCTCACAGTGA
- the LOC131791203 gene encoding natural resistance-associated macrophage protein 2 isoform X5, which produces MSNSFELSSEEELNSMHANRKRSSKPDIASTYFDQRITVPRDGEEADKYKFSWRRLWAFTGPGFLMSIAYLDPGNIESDLQSGAVAEYKLLWILMCSTLMGLLMQRLSLRLGTVSGKHLAEVCHEKYPKIPRIILWVMVEIAIIGSDMQEVIGTAIAFNLLSNGKIPLYGGVLITITDTFIFLFLDKYGLRKLEAFFGFLITVMAVSFGYEYVKVNPQQDKVLEGLFIPWCENCDNKSILQAVGIVGAVIMPHNMYLHSALVKSREVDRKNTEAVREANMYYFIESAIALFVSLIINIFVVAVFAEAFYNTTYGQVYHKCIGNKISQAEIFNVNKSSDHHITWNSTIDGDLYKGGVFLGCKFGKAALYIWGIGILAAGQSSTMTGTYSGQFAMEGFLKISWARWKRVLFTRSIAIAPTLFVAFYEGVQDLTGMNDFLNVLQSLQLPFALIPVLHFTGDRAIMGSFKNGRVMQGAAWFLSVVVIGINMFFVVEYVSKIPSNAGYYFLVGLYLLFYVAFLLLLVYFALGFTFLDFIKVLKRPDSIQYVPQEDDNTVSNGFSQ; this is translated from the exons ATGTCAAATTCCTTTGAACTCAGTTCAGAGGAAGAATTGAATAGCATGCATGCAAACAGAAAGAGGTCCTCTAAACCAGACATTGCCAGCACTTACTTTGATCAAAGAATCACTGTTCCCAGAGATGGAGAAGAGGCAGAc AAGTACAAGTTTAGTTGGCGTCGGTTGTGGGCCTTCACTGGTCCTGGCTTTCTAATGAGCATAGCTTACCTTGATCCTGGAAACATAGAATCAGATCTTCAATCAGGAGCTGTGGCGGAATATAAG TTGCTTTGGATTCTTATGTGTTCTACCCTTATGGGACTTCTGatgcag aGATTGTCCCTTAGGCTAGGAACTGTGTCAG GCAAGCATCTTGCAGAGGTGTGTCATGAAAAGTATCCCAAGATACCCCGTATCATTCTCTGGGTTATGGTTGAGATTGCAATCATTGGCAGTGACATGCAG GAAGTTATTGGAACTGCCATAGCATTTAACCTTTTATCAAATGGAAA GATTCCTCTGTATGGTGGTGTTCTTATCACAATCACTGATACATTTATTTTCCTATTCCTTGATAAATATG gTCTAAGAAAGCTCGAAGCATTCTTTGGATTTTTGATAACTGTTATGGCTGTGTCATTTGGCTATGAG TATGTAAAAGTAAACCCACAGCAGGATAAAGTGCTGGAAGGTCTTTTTATACCTTGGTGTGAAAATTGTGACAATAAAAGTATTTTACAG GCTGTAGGTATAGTTGGAGCGGTCATCATGCCTCATAATATGTATCTTCACTCAGCTCTAGTTAAG TCTCGGGAAGTAGACAGGAAAAATACTGAAGCAGTGAGAGAAGCtaatatgtattattttattgaaTCAG ccATTGCACTGTTCGTTTCACTTATCATCAATATATTCGTGGTCGCAGTATTTGCAGAg gcATTTTATAATACTACATATGGGCAAGTG tATCATAAATGCATTGGAAACAAGATAAGCCAAGCTGAAATCTTTAATGTGAACAAGAGCAGTGATCATCAT ATTACTTGGAATTCCACCATCGACGGAGACCTTTACAAAGGG GGTGTCTTCCTCGGATGCAAGTTTGGAAAAGCAGCGTTGTATATTTGGGGCATAGGAATCCTAGCAGCTGGTCAAAGCTCTACTATGACT GGAACCTACTCAGGCCAGTTTGCTATGGAG GGCTTCTTAAAGATCTCTTGGGCAAGATGGAAGCGAGTACTGTTTACCAGATCAATCGCCATTGCTCCAACCCTTTTTGTGGCTTTCTACGAAGGAGTCCAGGATTTGACAGGAATGAATGATTTCCTTAATGTACTACAGAGTTTGCAG CTCCCTTTTGCTTTGATTCCTGTGTTGCATTTTACGGGAGACAGAGCCATCATGGGATCTTTTAAGAATGGAAG GGTGATGCAAGGTGCAGCTTGGTTTTTGTCTGTTGTAGTTATAGGAATTAACATGTTCTTTGTCGTGGAATATGTG TCCAAAATACCAAGTAACGCAGGCTACTATTTTTTAGTTGGATTGTACCTTCTTTTCTACgttgcttttcttttgttattg GTTTATTTTGCGCTTGGGTTCACCTTCTTGGATTTCATCAAG GTTTTGAAAAGACCTGACTCAATTCAATACGTCCCTCAGGAAGATGATAATACTGTTTCCAATGGCTTCTCACAGTGA